In the Wyeomyia smithii strain HCP4-BCI-WySm-NY-G18 chromosome 2, ASM2978416v1, whole genome shotgun sequence genome, one interval contains:
- the LOC129723552 gene encoding uncharacterized protein LOC129723552 isoform X1 — translation MRRLAAFICLIPFVPIVLIILAGFIFYRTVIRLILWCKYGQHFKGLLQGADAMWCVSETDCGVVNILCFIEPSKHGQNTAKDILQILRKRVNAVKKYPSNKFSKAFWKRNHAFGYAFWSNDLNLDIVDMIRTIDTEMNIDEARLREIVSDLSTAKLPANHSAACEILIGNQAVKDKPRGSARYFILFRFHHSLGDGYSVLHFILTEIADLGNYSECMPSLNNFKKRSIRESIALVISSVYNIPAYLFRVMSHEQHANDWQIDALGSSKITCWQNESSVLESNRWHQLLENIHIKLSRVQYSSVLLTALSGTLYNYFKAKGQYPKFLTVASPIRIRHQDPTDMQFENAFVTPMKKLKLSPGVELSDPNRAVKLKYRLAQLKQSTVELRSSSDMLITRWMMSFLPGIFPGPLLTFLAKQFRIIASISVMPPLAKRIHIGMYELHDMFYWPPAFGTVGFNFAVLSYAGELQLALLADRQMLRSHNEGQQLLRELFLEIERMNIVLRECAL, via the exons ATGAGGCGACTCGCTGCGTTTATCTGTTTAATTCCATTCGTTCCAATAGTGCTCATCATTTTAGCtggatttatattttatcgTACTGTGATTAGGTTGATTTTATGGTGCAAATATGGTCAACATTTCAAAGGACTACTGCAGGGAGCCGATGCAATGTGGTGCGTCAGTGAAACGGATTGCGGAGTAGTCAATATTTTGTGCTTTATCGAACCTTCTAAGCACGGCCAAAATACAGCAAAGGACATTCTACAAATTCTGAGAAAAAGGGTTAACGCAGTAAAAaagtacccaagtaacaaatttTCGAAAGCATTTTGGAAGCGGAATCATGCTTTCGGTTATGCGTTCTGGTCGAATGATCTTAATCTGGATATTGTTGATATGATACGAACAATTGACACTGAAATGAACATCGATGAAGCCCGTTTGCGTGAAATTGTGAGTGACTTGAGTACGGCAAAATTACCGGCCAATCACAGTGCAGCATGTGAGATATTAATAGGAAACCAAGCTGTCAAGGACAAACCACGAGGCTCTGCTCGATATTTC ATCCTGTTTCGATTCCATCATTCTCTGGGTGATGGATATTCTGTGCTGCATTTTATTTTAACAGAAATCGCTGATCTTGGAAATTATTCCGAGTGTATGCCATCTCTTAATAACTTCAAGAAGCGAAGCATTCGCGAGTCAATCGCGTTAGTCATTTCGTCAGTATATAACATTCCAGCATACCTCTTCCGAGTTATGTCCCATGAACAGCACGCAAATGATTGGCAAATTGACGCATTAGGATCGAGTAAGATCACTTGTTGGCAAAACGAAAGTTCTGTTTTAGAGTCAAATCGATGGCACCAATTACTAGAAAATATCCACATCAAACTATCAAGGGTTCAATATTCAAGTGTGTTACTAACAGCACTTTCCGGAACATTATATAATTATTTCAAAGCGAAAGGACAATACCCTAAGTTTCTAACAGTAGCATCTCCAATTAGAATTAGACACCAAG atCCAACCGATATGCAGTTCGAAAATGCATTCGTCACACCCATGAAAAAGCTTAAGCTTTCTCCCGGAGTTGAATTAAGTGACCCAAACCGAGCCGTAAAGTTGAAATATAGGCTGGCACAATTGAAACAATCCACGGTGGAACTGCGTTCGTCATCGGATATGCTG ATCACACGCTGGATGATGTCGTTCCTGCCGGGAATTTTCCCGGGCCCACTGCTCACCTTCCTTGCGAAACAGTTCCGAATCATCGCATCCATCTCGGTTATGCCACCGCTTGCGAAGAGGATCCATATCGGGATGTATGAACTGCATGACATGTTCTATTGGCCGCCTGCTTTCGGTACGGTGGGTTTTAACTTTGCTGTGCTGTCATACGCTGGAGAGTTGCAGTTGGCACTACTGGCTGACCGCCAAATGTTACGTAGTCACAACGAAGGGCAACAGTTGCTGCGCGAATTGTTTCTAGAGATTGAACGGATGAACATTGTGTTGAGAGAATGTGCGCtataa
- the LOC129723552 gene encoding uncharacterized protein LOC129723552 isoform X2 produces the protein MWCVSETDCGVVNILCFIEPSKHGQNTAKDILQILRKRVNAVKKYPSNKFSKAFWKRNHAFGYAFWSNDLNLDIVDMIRTIDTEMNIDEARLREIVSDLSTAKLPANHSAACEILIGNQAVKDKPRGSARYFILFRFHHSLGDGYSVLHFILTEIADLGNYSECMPSLNNFKKRSIRESIALVISSVYNIPAYLFRVMSHEQHANDWQIDALGSSKITCWQNESSVLESNRWHQLLENIHIKLSRVQYSSVLLTALSGTLYNYFKAKGQYPKFLTVASPIRIRHQDPTDMQFENAFVTPMKKLKLSPGVELSDPNRAVKLKYRLAQLKQSTVELRSSSDMLITRWMMSFLPGIFPGPLLTFLAKQFRIIASISVMPPLAKRIHIGMYELHDMFYWPPAFGTVGFNFAVLSYAGELQLALLADRQMLRSHNEGQQLLRELFLEIERMNIVLRECAL, from the exons ATGTGGTGCGTCAGTGAAACGGATTGCGGAGTAGTCAATATTTTGTGCTTTATCGAACCTTCTAAGCACGGCCAAAATACAGCAAAGGACATTCTACAAATTCTGAGAAAAAGGGTTAACGCAGTAAAAaagtacccaagtaacaaatttTCGAAAGCATTTTGGAAGCGGAATCATGCTTTCGGTTATGCGTTCTGGTCGAATGATCTTAATCTGGATATTGTTGATATGATACGAACAATTGACACTGAAATGAACATCGATGAAGCCCGTTTGCGTGAAATTGTGAGTGACTTGAGTACGGCAAAATTACCGGCCAATCACAGTGCAGCATGTGAGATATTAATAGGAAACCAAGCTGTCAAGGACAAACCACGAGGCTCTGCTCGATATTTC ATCCTGTTTCGATTCCATCATTCTCTGGGTGATGGATATTCTGTGCTGCATTTTATTTTAACAGAAATCGCTGATCTTGGAAATTATTCCGAGTGTATGCCATCTCTTAATAACTTCAAGAAGCGAAGCATTCGCGAGTCAATCGCGTTAGTCATTTCGTCAGTATATAACATTCCAGCATACCTCTTCCGAGTTATGTCCCATGAACAGCACGCAAATGATTGGCAAATTGACGCATTAGGATCGAGTAAGATCACTTGTTGGCAAAACGAAAGTTCTGTTTTAGAGTCAAATCGATGGCACCAATTACTAGAAAATATCCACATCAAACTATCAAGGGTTCAATATTCAAGTGTGTTACTAACAGCACTTTCCGGAACATTATATAATTATTTCAAAGCGAAAGGACAATACCCTAAGTTTCTAACAGTAGCATCTCCAATTAGAATTAGACACCAAG atCCAACCGATATGCAGTTCGAAAATGCATTCGTCACACCCATGAAAAAGCTTAAGCTTTCTCCCGGAGTTGAATTAAGTGACCCAAACCGAGCCGTAAAGTTGAAATATAGGCTGGCACAATTGAAACAATCCACGGTGGAACTGCGTTCGTCATCGGATATGCTG ATCACACGCTGGATGATGTCGTTCCTGCCGGGAATTTTCCCGGGCCCACTGCTCACCTTCCTTGCGAAACAGTTCCGAATCATCGCATCCATCTCGGTTATGCCACCGCTTGCGAAGAGGATCCATATCGGGATGTATGAACTGCATGACATGTTCTATTGGCCGCCTGCTTTCGGTACGGTGGGTTTTAACTTTGCTGTGCTGTCATACGCTGGAGAGTTGCAGTTGGCACTACTGGCTGACCGCCAAATGTTACGTAGTCACAACGAAGGGCAACAGTTGCTGCGCGAATTGTTTCTAGAGATTGAACGGATGAACATTGTGTTGAGAGAATGTGCGCtataa
- the LOC129721946 gene encoding uncharacterized protein LOC129721946, protein MITSQLQPATTWLQWAREQGSFWEIVSRQGNISIPFGPRAMQKQDAGVESEVVSLETMISSVHLGILTGVLLILFLSHKLTRMKEELAGSKTFNWIKCLKFSDVRRFSFVLMMFFEFVLLSPLFILIYFGFKCYRSIVALILRRRYGTHFKGLLDGADVVWAIERDNSRGMINIMAYVEEPVQKLEHKEHPTSAELLLVLRKRISARLLGSYQPHPKMFWKRNLELGYHYWSDQSELTVEDYIRYLEYIPLDKGEQFIDSNKLRSLLSKINNRDLPGNHTSSWEILVGRQPLLDSRRKILRFPIIFRVHHSLGDGVALLRLLLESIVDKEVPSRWKRLSSFKVMNIEYILNEHTLQSMPKKSVISKLLQKVPSPQELYEWKRKNLRLLWTIFTAPAFFHEVSHRAVDDNCIHTSELLNQKVVSWIHEEETSDTHWIEVIKRTKQMVPGARFSDAFLTALSSSLQRYFERSSKQMPKNITVVLPIRIERESPQLKLHNRFSVALQTLPIVPGIDLDDPNRLQNLLSRLTQIKQHSDNLRSSPDYLINYWIMSSVACLFPDSLLRKILTSAHSTLAISNLPGPQQKPRINGHELKNLSFWIPNIGQTAVGLTLLTYGGKLQLGILADRAVIRTEEEAHTILLETINEIERMATMLEDL, encoded by the exons ATGATAACCTCTCAATTACAACCTGCTACTACCTGGCTGCAGTGGGCCAGAGAACAGGGCTCCTTTTGGGAGATCGTGTCCCGTCAGGGAAACATCAGTATTCCGTTTGGCCCGCGAGCGATGCAAAAACAGGACGCCGGTGTGGAAAGTGAAGTCGT GTCACTCGAAACGATGATCTCTTCAGTACATCTAGGAATACTAACCGGAGTTCTACTAATACTGTTCCTAAGTCACAAGCTAACTCGAATGAAGGAAGAACTTGCCGGATCAAAAACCTTCAACTGGATCAAGTGTCTGAAATTTTCGGATGTGCGAAGGTTTTCCTTCGTTTTGATGATGTTCTTCGAGTTCGTGCTACTTTCACCTTTGTTCATTCTTATTTACTTCGGATTTAAGTGTTATCGGTCGATAGTAGCGTTGATTCTACGACGGCGTTACGGGACACACTTCAAAGGTCTTTTAGACGGAGCTGATGTAGTGTGGGCTATCGAAAGGGACAACTCACGGGGCATGATCAATATCATGGCCTATGTGGAGGAACCTGTCCAAAAACTAGAACATAAAGAACATCCGACCAGTGCAGAATTGCTTCTGGTTTTGAGGAAGCGTATTTCTGCTAGATTACTAGGAAGCTATCAACCACATCCGAAAATGTTCTGGAAACGAAACCTAGAACTGGGATACCACTACTGGAGCGATCAGTCAGAGTTGACCGTTGAGGACTACATACGCTATCTGGAGTATATCCCACTGGATAAGGGCGAACAGTTTATCGACAGCAACAAACTGCGCAGTTTGTTAAGCAAAATCAATAATCGTGACTTGCCAGGAAATCACACCTCGTCATGGGAAATTCTCGTTGGCAGACAGCCGTTACTAGATAGTAGACGAAAAATTCTTAGATTTCCG ATCATTTTTCGAGTTCATCATTCTCTGGGTGATGGAGTAGCCTTGCTACGATTATTGTTGGAATCGATTGTCGATAAAGAGGTTCCATCGAGATGGAAACGACTGTCTAGTTTCAAAGTGATGAACATCGAGTACATTCTCAACGAACATACACTTCAATCTATGCCGAAGAAAAGTGTAATCAGCAAACTCCTACAGAAAGTTCCTTCCCCGCAGGAATTGTATGAGTGGAAACGTAAAAATTTGCGTCTGCTTTGGACCATTTTCACGGCACCAGCATTTTTTCATGAAGTGTCCCATCGGGCGGTTGATGATAATTGTATTCATACTAGTGAACTATTGAACCAGAAAGTCGTTAGCTGGATTCATGAAGAGGAAACCAGTGATACGCACTGGATCGAAGTGATCAAACGTACCAAACAGATGGTCCCTGGGGCCAGATTCTCCGATGCTTTCTTGACAGCTCTGTCCAGTAGCTTACAGAGGTATTTTGAGCGAAGCAGCAAGCAAATGCCAAAAAATATCACAGTTGTGCTTCCTATTAGAATTGAAAGAGAAT CACCACAACTGAAGCTGCATAATCGGTTCTCTGTTGCCCTCCAGACGTTACCAATTGTTCCTGGTATCGACTTGGATGATCCGAACCGTCTACAGAACCTGCTCAGTCGTTTGACTCAGATAAAACAACATTCGGATAATCTTCGATCTTCACCAGACTATTTG ATCAACTACTGGATCATGTCTTCGGTGGCCTGTCTATTTCCCGATTCGCTCTTGCGAAAGATTCTAACTAGCGCGCACAGTACATTGGCCATTTCGAATCTTCCGGGACCGCAGCAAAAGCCTCGAATCAATGGACACGAGCTGAAAAATCTCAGCTTCTGGATTCCCAACATCGGACAAACCGCAGTCGGACTGACGCTGTTAACCTACGGGGGCAAGCTGCAGCTGGGCATACTGGCTGACCGAGCGGTGATTCGGACCGAGGAGGAAGCACACACCATTCTGCTGGAAACGATTAACGAAATCGAGCGAATGGCAACCATGCTGGAGGATTTGTGA
- the LOC129724586 gene encoding mpv17-like protein, whose protein sequence is MATLLRAFSNIFTKHPLAGNGLVYGSLYVGAEFSQQTITRKFLTEPPQDIDKPTLGRYAIMGTFIYAPILYNWYKWLDRSFPGTAKRIVVKKLLLDQFVLTPPLLVLFFTGMSLMERQSNILEECKQKFMPTFARSCIFWIPAQTLNFLMVPPKFRVVYVGTCAFAWVNILCWVKRQKIVSNKVDAFGAQ, encoded by the exons ATGGCCACACTGTTGCGAGCTTTTTCCAACATTTTCACCAAACATCCTTTGGCGGGAAATGGTTTGGTATATGGAAGCTTGTACGTGGGGGCGGAATTTTCCCAGCAAACCATCACGCGGAAATTCCTG ACCGAACCCCCGCAAGATATTGACAAACCAACGCTAGGCCGATACGCAATCATGGGAACCTTCATCTACGCTCCGATCCTCTACAATTG GTACAAATGGCTGGATAGATCCTTCCCTGGGACTGCTAAACGCATTGTCGTGAAAAAGCTATTGCTGGATCAGTTCGTGCTGACGCCACCACTGTTGGTACTATTCTTCACAG gtaTGTCACTGATGGAACGACAGTCCAACATCCTGGAGGAATGCAAGCAGAAATTCATGCCAACCTTCGCCCGGTCCTGCATTTTCTGGATCCCCGCGCAGACACTAAACTTTCTCATGGTGCCTCCGAAATTCCGCGTCGTGTACGTCGGTACCTGTGCCTTCGCCTGGGTCAACATACTGTGTTGGGTCAAGCGGcaaaaaatcgtcagcaacaaGGTGGACGCTTTCGGAGCGCAGTAA